A stretch of Candidatus Poribacteria bacterium DNA encodes these proteins:
- a CDS encoding leucine-rich repeat domain-containing protein: protein MKGWKISITLVCLLMFIVGYQSANAQENLAQQVDAIFQQSCLNCHGPSGSFKEALLIDPTALIESQVVIPGSPENSEFYKRLLGPTENGPQMPLNLPPLSPEAIETIAHWIAAGAPDWNVQRDINFVTTDTILDTIQTHLESLDPFDRSSARYFTMTHLYNAGETPETLSDYRIALSKLINSLSWKFEITNPTPIDEAQTIFHIDLRRYEWNTTTDVWPQIEQAYPYSIDFDPETQAGLLEKLTHLQTETGSIVPFVHLDWFLATASLPPLYHDILDLPQTDRILEAQLAINVANNIRNAPGIDVWRAGFNDSGVSRHNRVVERHTSRYGAYWKSYDFAGSAESQNIFTYPLDFTHDGGEIIFNLPNGLQAYLLVDANGNRLDDAPIDIVSNPAASDPTVRNGLSCIGCHTQGMKTFKDSVRAAIEQDDNPPYNKEQALRLYPKQSVLDDLVAKDTERFQQALEKIGGPFADNASRQHFFKQHENEPIQRFHELFQARLSASDAAAAVGLETEAFLTQIREKQSLKNLGLQTLIDVNGTVKRDAWTSAFHDVISEINSPNIVLPPVVQRPEIIPGAGVYIPDPNLRDAIQQRLQQRHNKAPGDVITVEDMAKLRSLKAVDKGIQDLTGLQYATNLESLEVWNNQISDLSSLKALINLRTISLADNQISDISPLTGLINAKNLYLSHNPISDLSPIKNLKNLSELKLWDCPVSDLSPLTELTKLTKLTLAYDYVDINPEFVDISPLTELTDMSYLVFHGVNLSDLSALVGMINLKFLKFDGNNVSDISPVANLINLEHIITWRNPISDFSPLAKLDKLKTIDICGADITDLSFLAGKQELTELYLVKNGISNISALAELTGLTRLDLSGNDISDVLPLASLTNLTWLKLSNNPITDFSPLEALSQNTNILTGEVVIPDPNLRAAIAEALGKNNTAIVSITAEEMATLTTLRASNRDIKDLTGIEDAINLEELWISKNPVSDISPLAKLKNLIGLGAWETSIKDLSPLTGLTKLRWLDFGRTPISNLAPLAGITSLRKLTFYSCDLEDISPLVELTGLTHLEVGGNRAISDASPVVGLINLEHLDFHHDSISDLSPLAGLTKLKSLNLYDNRLITDLSPLGNLTGLIFLHLHQNMISDVSPLARLINLENLVLRDNLILDISPLKELSVFSDINWVENPGSAIGGPVIEGPWMWMIVPAENLDKDWLAIADSGGVSGVTEQKIATYGARPGSVIGNKVWTTSKIGNRSRNISDMVESIGEKNKSNQAIYGSIILESPSEQKTVMLQGSNGLLKIWLNGDLVHKDISTKGWPYKYEKFFPVTLKPGANVLLVAIQSEYTDLSGFFGFEEGTEYTVMPPDVGFTFSAIQTNLLAGDTLTINLNAENTTDLAGWQADIAFDPNILEAVEVIEGDFLKTESGNTFFQNGTIDNAAGKITDLVSARISESGVSGTGTLLSVTLKAKAGGETQVTLENFEFSSISGEVIPAVPPNITITVGEYPPWDVNQDGRVSVADLVLVAKDLGSNAPANLRTDVNRDGVINIQDLLLVAQHLGESTDAAAPSAIAINDLDLLDPAMIQAWITQAQIENDGSLAFRQGIANLERLLALFIPEETALLHNYPNPFNPETWIPYQLAEPAEVTLTIYSMNGTLVRTLKLGYQPAGIYQTRTRAAYWDGKNEVGESVASGVYFYTFTADDFTATRKMLILK, encoded by the coding sequence ATGAAAGGTTGGAAAATTTCGATCACACTTGTCTGTCTATTGATGTTCATTGTAGGTTACCAAAGTGCAAATGCCCAAGAAAATCTTGCACAACAGGTGGACGCTATTTTTCAACAAAGTTGTTTGAATTGTCATGGACCCTCCGGTTCCTTTAAGGAAGCACTCTTGATTGACCCCACCGCGCTTATTGAGAGTCAGGTCGTCATTCCAGGATCCCCAGAAAACTCAGAGTTCTATAAACGACTCCTTGGACCTACTGAGAATGGCCCCCAAATGCCACTCAATTTACCACCACTTTCACCAGAAGCCATTGAAACAATTGCCCATTGGATTGCCGCAGGCGCGCCAGATTGGAATGTGCAGCGCGACATCAATTTCGTAACCACGGATACAATACTTGATACCATCCAAACCCATCTGGAGTCACTGGATCCTTTTGACCGTTCCTCGGCACGGTATTTTACAATGACGCATCTCTATAATGCAGGTGAAACGCCTGAGACCCTCAGCGACTATCGGATCGCGCTCTCTAAACTGATAAACAGCCTCTCGTGGAAGTTTGAGATTACGAACCCAACGCCCATTGATGAAGCACAAACGATCTTCCATATAGACTTGCGGCGTTATGAATGGAATACCACAACCGATGTGTGGCCACAAATTGAGCAGGCATATCCGTATAGCATTGATTTTGATCCCGAAACACAAGCCGGTCTCCTTGAAAAACTGACACACCTGCAGACTGAAACGGGCAGCATAGTGCCGTTTGTCCATCTGGATTGGTTTCTTGCGACCGCCTCGCTGCCACCACTCTATCACGACATTTTAGACCTTCCACAAACAGACCGTATCTTGGAGGCACAATTGGCGATAAATGTTGCGAATAATATCAGGAATGCGCCGGGAATAGATGTCTGGCGTGCGGGTTTCAACGATTCGGGTGTCTCACGGCACAATCGCGTTGTTGAGCGTCACACGTCCCGATATGGTGCGTATTGGAAAAGTTATGACTTCGCGGGGAGTGCGGAGTCTCAGAACATCTTTACCTATCCGCTTGATTTCACACACGATGGTGGCGAAATTATCTTTAATCTCCCCAACGGGCTGCAGGCATACTTGCTGGTTGATGCCAACGGTAACCGACTCGACGACGCACCAATTGACATTGTTTCTAACCCAGCGGCGAGCGATCCTACGGTACGGAACGGTCTCTCATGTATCGGGTGCCATACGCAAGGCATGAAAACGTTTAAAGATAGTGTGCGTGCGGCAATTGAACAGGATGACAACCCGCCGTATAACAAAGAACAAGCATTGCGCCTCTATCCTAAACAGTCTGTACTTGATGATCTGGTGGCAAAAGATACGGAAAGGTTCCAGCAGGCACTGGAAAAGATTGGGGGGCCATTTGCGGACAACGCATCCAGACAACACTTCTTCAAGCAACATGAAAATGAACCGATCCAACGGTTTCATGAGTTGTTTCAAGCACGGCTAAGTGCGTCGGACGCTGCAGCCGCGGTCGGATTAGAGACGGAGGCATTCCTCACACAGATCCGTGAGAAGCAAAGCCTGAAAAACTTGGGATTACAAACGCTTATAGATGTGAACGGCACGGTGAAACGGGATGCATGGACATCGGCTTTTCACGATGTGATTTCTGAGATCAACTCTCCTAATATCGTTCTGCCACCTGTGGTGCAGCGCCCAGAAATTATTCCTGGTGCTGGTGTATATATTCCCGACCCAAACCTACGCGATGCTATTCAACAACGACTTCAGCAAAGACACAACAAAGCCCCAGGGGATGTGATTACCGTAGAAGATATGGCGAAATTGAGATCGCTTAAAGCTGTGGATAAAGGTATCCAAGATTTAACAGGGCTTCAGTATGCAACAAATCTGGAAAGTCTTGAAGTGTGGAATAACCAGATTTCCGACCTATCGTCTCTGAAGGCGTTAATAAATCTACGTACAATATCACTTGCCGATAATCAGATTTCCGACATATCACCACTAACAGGATTAATCAATGCAAAAAATCTTTATCTTTCACATAACCCTATCTCTGATCTATCTCCTATAAAGAATTTGAAAAATCTGTCGGAATTGAAGCTTTGGGATTGTCCAGTATCTGACTTATCGCCACTCACAGAATTAACTAAACTAACAAAATTAACTCTCGCTTATGATTATGTTGACATAAATCCCGAATTTGTAGACATATCACCCCTCACAGAGTTAACGGATATGTCTTATTTAGTCTTTCACGGTGTAAACCTATCTGATTTATCCGCCTTAGTAGGTATGATTAATCTGAAGTTTCTAAAATTTGATGGCAACAATGTATCCGATATATCGCCCGTAGCAAATTTAATCAATTTGGAACACATTATCACTTGGCGGAATCCTATATCAGATTTTTCACCTTTGGCGAAATTAGATAAATTGAAAACGATAGATATTTGCGGCGCGGACATAACGGATCTCTCATTTTTGGCTGGAAAACAGGAGTTGACAGAACTGTATCTCGTCAAAAACGGAATCTCAAATATTTCAGCCTTGGCGGAGTTAACGGGTTTAACACGACTGGACCTTTCAGGAAACGATATATCGGACGTGTTACCGCTGGCATCTTTAACCAATCTGACATGGCTCAAGCTTTCCAATAATCCAATAACGGATTTCTCACCTTTAGAGGCACTATCCCAAAATACGAATATACTTACTGGTGAAGTGGTTATACCTGATCCAAACCTCCGCGCTGCAATTGCAGAAGCACTTGGGAAAAACAATACTGCGATTGTCTCAATTACGGCGGAGGAGATGGCGACGTTGACAACCCTAAGGGCAAGTAATAGAGACATTAAAGATTTAACAGGTATTGAGGACGCGATAAATCTGGAAGAGTTGTGGATTTCAAAAAATCCGGTATCTGACATTTCGCCACTTGCAAAATTAAAAAACCTTATCGGCTTAGGTGCTTGGGAAACCTCTATAAAAGACCTATCACCACTTACAGGGCTAACAAAACTGAGATGGTTAGACTTCGGTCGCACCCCTATATCAAATTTGGCACCTCTGGCAGGCATTACGAGCTTGAGAAAACTGACGTTTTACAGTTGCGACCTTGAAGACATCTCGCCGCTTGTGGAATTAACAGGTCTAACACATTTGGAAGTTGGTGGTAACAGAGCTATATCGGATGCTTCACCTGTTGTAGGACTAATCAACTTGGAACATCTTGATTTTCACCACGATTCAATATCTGATTTATCACCATTGGCTGGATTAACTAAATTAAAATCCCTAAATCTTTATGATAATAGATTGATAACCGATTTGTCCCCACTTGGAAACTTAACAGGGTTGATATTTCTTCATCTTCATCAAAATATGATTTCAGATGTATCTCCTTTGGCAAGATTAATCAACTTAGAAAATTTAGTCCTTCGTGATAACTTAATATTGGACATCTCTCCTTTGAAGGAGTTATCTGTATTCTCAGATATTAATTGGGTCGAAAACCCGGGTTCTGCTATAGGTGGACCTGTAATAGAGGGTCCCTGGATGTGGATGATAGTCCCAGCTGAAAATCTTGACAAAGATTGGCTGGCAATAGCAGATAGTGGTGGAGTTAGTGGAGTAACAGAACAGAAAATTGCTACCTATGGCGCAAGACCTGGTAGTGTTATCGGTAACAAGGTGTGGACAACCAGCAAAATTGGTAACCGTTCTCGGAACATCAGTGATATGGTAGAATCTATCGGAGAAAAAAATAAAAGTAACCAAGCTATCTATGGTTCCATTATCCTAGAATCACCATCAGAACAGAAAACGGTGATGCTTCAAGGCAGTAATGGTTTGTTAAAAATCTGGCTCAATGGTGACTTGGTTCATAAAGACATATCAACAAAAGGTTGGCCGTACAAATATGAAAAATTTTTTCCTGTTACCTTGAAGCCGGGAGCAAATGTGTTGTTAGTTGCCATTCAAAGCGAGTATACTGATCTAAGTGGATTTTTCGGTTTTGAAGAAGGTACAGAGTATACAGTGATGCCTCCAGATGTCGGCTTTACATTTTCTGCAATCCAAACAAACCTTCTCGCTGGTGATACACTTACGATCAATCTCAACGCAGAGAACACCACTGATTTAGCAGGATGGCAAGCGGATATTGCGTTCGATCCCAATATCCTTGAAGCCGTTGAAGTTATCGAAGGGGATTTCCTGAAGACGGAAAGTGGAAATACCTTCTTCCAAAATGGCACGATTGATAACGCTGCAGGAAAAATCACTGATCTGGTTTCGGCGCGGATATCTGAAAGTGGTGTTAGCGGTACAGGCACATTACTGTCGGTGACATTGAAGGCAAAAGCAGGCGGCGAAACACAAGTGACACTGGAAAATTTTGAGTTCAGTTCTATCAGTGGCGAGGTCATTCCTGCTGTTCCACCCAATATTACCATTACTGTCGGAGAATATCCGCCTTGGGATGTAAATCAGGATGGACGTGTAAGTGTTGCGGATCTGGTTCTTGTAGCAAAAGATTTGGGTTCCAATGCGCCTGCTAACTTGCGGACTGACGTAAATCGCGATGGTGTGATCAACATCCAAGACCTCCTCCTTGTCGCACAACACCTTGGTGAATCAACCGACGCTGCAGCACCTTCCGCTATTGCTATAAACG
- the aspS gene encoding aspartate--tRNA ligase, with protein sequence MSQETQEATSSCLKRTHYCGDLRLTDAGTTAQLNGWVKRRRDHGGVIFVDLRDRTGITQVVFDPQIDEKAHAIADAVRSEFVLNVSGTVREREPGELLLHADAAYQTDLVDGNLSAAFRALFSDADPKYTLSEEIEVATRVQGERWLLTDVENNRTYHIENEEAGLIVYQGTVNPELDTGEIEVAVDSLSILNTAKTPPFPVEDDIDVAEDIRMRYRFIDLRRPEMQKTLAMRHKAALAARNYMNEQGFLEIETPILMNSTPEGARDVLVPSRHYPGRFYALPQSPQQFKQILMMSGVDRYFQIARCFRDEDTRSDRQLEFTQLDIEMSFADTDDVLAVTEGLMKRIFEEAGDIPVQTPFLRLPYHESMARFGNDKPDTRFGMELTDLSDVMADCDFQVFARTLASGGQVKAIAVPGGEDFSRKDIDDLTAFVATYRAKGLAWVKVTTEGFSSGIVKFFTTEQLETAQERTGAQPGDIMFFVADKPKVVADALGYLRLHLGKRLNLIDETQYNFLWIVDYPLFEWNEEENRYEPFHHLFTGATAETLPLLDTDPGKVQSQHYDLVCNGYEICSGSVRIHQWDIQQKVFDILNITPEEVESRFGYFIDALSYGTPPHAGIAPGLDRMVMLMRNEENIREVIAFPKSQQGLCPLTHAPSVVSDDQLEELSIRVDAEP encoded by the coding sequence ATGTCTCAAGAAACCCAAGAAGCCACATCGTCTTGTCTAAAACGGACCCACTATTGTGGTGACCTACGTCTAACCGACGCGGGTACCACCGCGCAACTCAACGGTTGGGTCAAACGCCGTCGCGACCACGGCGGTGTCATCTTTGTCGATTTACGCGACAGAACTGGCATTACACAAGTCGTCTTTGATCCACAGATTGATGAAAAAGCGCACGCCATTGCGGACGCTGTTAGAAGCGAATTCGTCCTGAACGTCAGCGGTACTGTCCGCGAACGTGAACCTGGTGAATTGCTGTTGCACGCTGACGCGGCTTATCAAACAGATCTCGTTGATGGCAATTTGTCCGCAGCATTCCGAGCACTATTTTCGGATGCTGACCCGAAATATACGCTCTCCGAAGAAATTGAGGTAGCCACTCGAGTCCAAGGTGAGCGATGGCTGCTCACCGATGTCGAAAACAATCGGACATATCACATTGAGAACGAAGAAGCGGGTCTTATCGTCTATCAAGGCACTGTCAACCCTGAACTCGATACAGGCGAAATTGAAGTCGCTGTGGATTCCCTCAGTATTCTCAATACTGCCAAAACACCGCCGTTCCCGGTTGAAGACGATATTGATGTCGCTGAAGATATTCGGATGCGCTACCGGTTCATTGACCTGCGCAGACCTGAGATGCAAAAGACGCTGGCGATGCGGCATAAAGCAGCCCTCGCGGCACGCAACTACATGAACGAGCAGGGTTTCCTTGAGATTGAGACACCTATCTTGATGAACAGCACGCCTGAAGGCGCGCGTGATGTGTTGGTTCCAAGTCGTCACTATCCGGGTAGGTTTTACGCGCTCCCGCAATCACCACAGCAATTCAAGCAGATCCTCATGATGAGCGGTGTTGATCGATATTTCCAGATTGCGCGATGCTTCCGCGATGAGGATACCCGTTCCGATAGGCAGTTGGAGTTCACGCAGCTTGATATTGAGATGTCCTTCGCTGACACAGACGATGTGCTTGCGGTAACCGAAGGGTTGATGAAACGGATATTTGAGGAGGCAGGCGATATCCCTGTTCAAACCCCGTTTCTAAGACTCCCTTACCACGAATCCATGGCACGGTTCGGAAACGACAAACCTGACACGCGGTTCGGTATGGAACTCACAGACCTCTCCGATGTCATGGCAGATTGCGACTTCCAAGTATTCGCACGGACATTAGCCAGCGGTGGGCAGGTCAAAGCCATCGCAGTACCGGGAGGCGAGGATTTTTCACGCAAAGACATTGATGACCTAACAGCATTCGTCGCTACCTACCGAGCGAAAGGCTTGGCATGGGTAAAAGTCACGACAGAGGGTTTCTCATCAGGAATCGTCAAGTTCTTCACAACAGAACAACTTGAAACGGCACAAGAGCGGACAGGCGCGCAACCCGGCGACATTATGTTCTTCGTCGCTGACAAGCCGAAGGTCGTCGCTGACGCGCTCGGCTATCTTCGCCTCCACCTCGGAAAAAGACTCAACCTTATCGACGAAACGCAATACAACTTCCTCTGGATTGTCGATTACCCACTCTTTGAGTGGAACGAGGAAGAGAATCGCTATGAACCGTTTCATCACCTGTTCACTGGCGCGACAGCAGAGACACTGCCCCTGTTAGATACGGACCCTGGGAAAGTTCAGAGCCAACACTACGACCTTGTGTGCAACGGGTATGAAATCTGTAGCGGAAGTGTTAGAATCCATCAATGGGACATCCAACAGAAGGTCTTCGACATTCTGAACATCACACCGGAAGAGGTCGAAAGTCGGTTCGGTTATTTCATAGATGCGTTGTCGTATGGTACACCCCCGCATGCAGGCATTGCTCCCGGACTGGATCGGATGGTAATGCTAATGCGGAACGAGGAGAACATCCGAGAAGTCATCGCGTTCCCGAAATCGCAACAAGGACTCTGCCCGCTGACGCACGCGCCCTCTGTTGTATCGGATGATCAGTTAGAAGAATTGTCTATCCGCGTTGATGCAGAGCCATAG